Proteins encoded within one genomic window of Rhodothermales bacterium:
- a CDS encoding AAA family ATPase, which translates to MAKKKDDTKKSPEAKPAGHTANGKAPTPATAFEEYTRHYPEWAREFARKYFTKTLTQFILYGNVRDLVPFVDDSEQTKYVPLRGFLKDELFASRDLIVLYDRSSGIHFNDPESQKDFNRALSGYDTIFGTEYIKNLPKEPVRVFSVLDNYFRLRLAEGKGIACIIDYAETIIPMAEASMYSSEDRNALVYLQKWAHDPLFLEHDFTICLITENLNDLNQQLVQSPHTAEIRIELPDEASRINFVNHRIAGREAEFKQQSAVPAKAFAQNTAGLGYIQLRTILADVLENHTRMTFERLSELKKEFIEAEAFGMLEFVETDYTLDMVAGHAHAKEHLRQAAKALRNGRPDVMPMGYLVSGPVGTGKTFMITCFAGDIGIPMVMLKNFRSQWQGVTEGNLEKILNLLEAMTPVAVMIDEADAMLGDRDSSGDSGVSSRVFGQIAQFMSNSKHRGRIIFFLLTARPDLMPIDLKRQGRAEEHIALFYPSERPEREELLKVMMKRTKIKIPFEQMPEALVNGERTYSGADMEALLTRAKFRAAAEDSGSDVKPEHIQAAVDDFIPPTYPLEVELQSLAAVLECTNRALLPPQYHQMDREAIIKRVDVIKQLLGR; encoded by the coding sequence ATGGCCAAGAAAAAAGACGATACGAAGAAGTCCCCGGAGGCGAAGCCCGCCGGCCACACCGCAAACGGTAAGGCCCCTACGCCCGCGACGGCGTTCGAGGAATACACCCGCCACTACCCGGAATGGGCACGCGAATTCGCCCGCAAATACTTTACGAAGACGCTCACCCAGTTTATCCTTTATGGGAACGTGCGAGACCTCGTGCCCTTTGTCGACGACAGTGAGCAGACAAAATACGTCCCCCTCCGCGGCTTCCTGAAGGACGAACTCTTCGCCTCGCGGGACCTGATCGTGCTCTACGACCGCTCAAGCGGCATCCATTTCAACGACCCTGAGTCCCAGAAAGACTTCAACCGGGCGCTATCGGGTTACGACACGATCTTCGGAACCGAGTACATCAAAAACCTCCCGAAAGAACCCGTCCGCGTCTTTTCGGTGCTCGATAATTATTTCCGGCTCCGTCTCGCCGAAGGGAAAGGCATCGCGTGTATCATCGACTACGCCGAAACGATCATCCCGATGGCCGAGGCGTCGATGTATTCGTCGGAGGATCGCAACGCGCTGGTTTACCTCCAGAAATGGGCGCACGACCCGCTATTCCTGGAGCACGACTTCACGATCTGCCTCATCACTGAAAACCTGAACGACTTGAACCAGCAGCTCGTCCAGAGCCCGCACACGGCCGAGATCCGGATCGAGCTGCCCGACGAGGCGTCGCGCATCAACTTCGTCAACCACCGGATTGCCGGCCGGGAAGCCGAATTTAAGCAACAGTCCGCCGTGCCGGCCAAGGCCTTTGCGCAAAACACCGCCGGCCTCGGGTACATCCAGCTCCGCACCATCCTGGCCGACGTCCTCGAAAACCACACGCGGATGACGTTCGAGCGCCTGTCCGAACTCAAAAAGGAGTTCATCGAGGCCGAGGCGTTCGGGATGCTGGAGTTTGTGGAGACCGATTACACCCTCGACATGGTCGCCGGCCATGCCCACGCCAAGGAACACCTCCGCCAGGCCGCCAAAGCGCTCCGCAACGGCCGGCCGGACGTCATGCCCATGGGCTACCTCGTCAGCGGGCCCGTCGGCACCGGCAAGACGTTTATGATCACCTGCTTCGCCGGCGACATCGGGATCCCGATGGTCATGCTCAAGAACTTCCGCTCGCAGTGGCAGGGCGTCACCGAGGGTAACCTGGAGAAAATCCTCAACCTCCTCGAAGCCATGACCCCCGTCGCCGTCATGATCGACGAGGCGGATGCGATGCTCGGGGACCGCGACTCCAGCGGGGACTCCGGCGTGTCGTCGCGCGTCTTCGGGCAGATCGCCCAGTTCATGAGCAACTCGAAACACCGCGGCCGCATCATTTTCTTCCTCCTCACGGCCAGGCCGGACCTCATGCCGATCGACCTCAAGCGCCAGGGCCGCGCCGAGGAACACATCGCCCTATTCTACCCAAGCGAACGCCCCGAACGCGAGGAACTACTCAAGGTGATGATGAAGCGCACGAAGATTAAGATCCCCTTCGAGCAGATGCCCGAGGCGCTCGTCAACGGCGAACGCACCTACAGCGGCGCCGACATGGAGGCCCTGCTCACCCGCGCCAAGTTCCGCGCCGCCGCCGAGGACTCGGGCAGCGACGTCAAGCCCGAACACATCCAGGCCGCGGTCGATGACTTCATCCCGCCCACGTACCCGCTGGAAGTCGAGCTCCAGTCCCTCGCCGCCGTGCTCGAATGCACCAACCGCGCGCTCCTGCCGCCGCAGTACCACCAGATGGACCGGGAGGCGATCATCAAACGGGTGGATGTGATCAAACAGCTGCTGGGGAGGTGA